From the Trifolium pratense cultivar HEN17-A07 linkage group LG4, ARS_RC_1.1, whole genome shotgun sequence genome, the window CCCGATCTATGGAACCGTCTCGACGCGGTCGTTTTGCAGTGGATGTATGCCACCGTAACCTAGGATATTCTCAGTTCCATCCTGGTAATCAACGATACGGTTGAAAATTGTTGGAAAAGAATTACTGTTATGTTTCAAGATAACAAGCATTCGAGAGCAGTCCTCCTCGAACATCAATTCACCAACACGAATTTGGAAGATTTTCCGTCCACCAAAGCCTACTGTAATCGCCTCAAATTACTCTCTGGTCAGCTTGCAAACGTTGATTCTCCCGTGAACAACACTTGTCTTGTGTTAAAAATACTTTCCGGACTCACCGACACATGTGCAGGATTCGTCACGTTCATTCAGCAACACGATACCTTGACGCAATTTGAAACGGTTGGAACTAGAAGAATCAACCATAGCACAACGTGTTGCACGCGAATCCAGCACTACCTCATCTCAAGAAGCCTTGCTAGTGAAATCACAAGATGACAATTCATCTTCTTCCACCTCTTCTACTGTTAATCCTGCACGTGCTCccagcaacaacaacaataacagtTGCGGCAACAATAATCGGGGACGGGATCGCGGTTACAAGGGGAGAAACTCCGGCAGAGGCGGACGTGGTAACAACGGAGGCAGTGGCTGGCAGCCATCAGGAGGTGGTGGACGTGGACAAAGTTTCTACTGGCAACAGCAACAACAAGCTCCTTGGCAGTGGCCACAATATCCTACTTAGGCCCCTCCTCCATGCCCTTATCCATCTTTTTGGAATAAGCCCAATGCTAACCCAAAAACTCAACAAAATGGCATTCTTGGACCTAAGTCACCTACTGCCTTCACTGCAACTGGGTCAAGCCCAACAGATATTGAAACTGCTCTCCACACTCTTCATCTTGCTTAGTCTGACCCATCTTGGTACATGGACACCGGAGCAACATCTCATATGACATCCACACATGGTAATCTCTCATCTTATTTTAATCTGAGcaaaaataatagtattatcGTAGGAAATGGTCATTCAGTTCCGATTCATGGTTTTGGAAATGCTAActtacccccccccccccccccccctccttCACCCTCCATTAGCTTTATCAAATGTCCTCCATGCActgaaattgattaaaaatttaatttttgttcatAAATTCACTACCGCTAACCATGTTTCTGTTGAATTTGATCCGTTTGGTTTTTCTGTGATGGATTTTCAGATGGGGACGATTCTAATGAGATGTGAGAGTCAAGGCCAGCTATATTCAATCACCGAcataaccaaaaataaaaacatctttCCTTCTGAGTTTGCAGCTTTATCTACTTCCGTTTGGCATAAACATTTGGGTCATTCAGGAGCCTCTATTTTAGATTCTCttgggaaaaataaaatgattgatTGTATTCCTACTTCAAAgttaaattcaactttttgtcaTTCTTGTCCTCTTGGTAAACATattaaaatgtcatttattgATTTACAATGCCTTTTGATATATTACATAGTGATGTTTGGACATCTCCCGTATTGAGTACTTCCGGTCATAAATATTATGTGTTCTACTTGGACGACTATTCGAATTTCTTGTGGACTTACCCAATTTCACATAAATCTCAAGTTTTTTCAACTTTTGAAAAGTTAAGAGCATATATTAAAACTCAATTTCATAGGGAAGTTAAAAACATCCAATGTGATAATGGTAGAGATTATGTCaataataattttcaaaaactcTGTGAAGCAAATGAAATTTCATTTCGTTTCTCGTATCCTCATACTTTATCTCAAAATGGCAAAGCTGAGCGAAAAATCCGTTCCATTAATAATATCATTTGAACTTTACTAATTCATGCTTAtttaccacaaagtttttggcACCATGCTTTACAAATTGCAACTTATCTATTGAATATTTTACCaaataaaaagttgaattatcaaTCACctctcaaaattctttttccaaaaGACTCATCCTACTCGCATCTAAGAGTCTTTGGTTGTTTATGTTACCCCCTTTTTCCATCAACTACCATAAATAAACTTCAATCTAGTTCCACCCCATGCGTCTTTTTAGGATATCCTTCAAATCATCACGGGTACAAATGCTATGATTTATCACTACATAAAATTATCATTTGTCGTCATGTCATATTTGATGAAACGGAATTTCCCTTTTCTAAGTTGCAAAATTCCAATCCCAAAAATTATCAATCATCTGATAATGAATTATCACCTTACAtaataaatcatattattacTGAACCTGACTCTAATCCAATGACACTTGCCCACATCACTCAGCAACATTCCCCACCACCTCATCTATCTAGATCGACCCAACTTTCCTCATCGACTCAGCTACCACCCCAATCTGTGCTAACACACCCCACCCAAATACCAAACCCGGCCCAAGCTAGCTCTCAATCGGCCGACCCATTGCCTTCCATACCTACTTCACCAACTGTCCCACTTCCTCCCATTTACCAGCCTACCCTTAGTTCCGACAACAAACCAGTTACAAGGAGCCAACATGGCATTTTTAagcccaacaaaaaaaaacatcaatctCCACACCCATGTAACTAAATCTCCTCTCCCTCGTAACCCTGTGTTAGCACTAAAAGATCCTAATTGGAAAATGGCTATGGATGATGAATACAATGCTCTCATTCAAAATAAGAAGTGGGATTTAGTACCCCGTCCACCTGACACAAATGCTATTCGTTCTATATGGATTTTTAGACATAAAGAAAAATCTGACGGTTCTTTTGAGAGGCATAAAGCCCGACTTGTAGGTAATGGTGCAGGTCAACAGGTTGACATCGATTGTGGCGAAACTTTCAGTCCGGTTGTTAAACCAGCCACTATCCGAACAATATTGAGTCTTTCCTTATCAAAAGCATGACCAATTCATCAATTAGACGTCAATAATCCTTTTTTACATGGTAAACTTAACGAAATAGTGTATATGCATCAACCGTTGGGTCTCAAGGATCTGAATCATCGTCATCACATGTGCCATTTACGAAAATCATTGTATGGGCTCAAGCAAGCTCCACGAGCATGGTACAAACGTTTTGCAGATTATGTTTATTCTATCGGATTCTCTCAAAGCAAGTCTGACAACTTTCTTTTTATCTACCGAAAAGATACACACATGACCTATCTTCTTTATGTGGACGACATCATTCTCACCACATCCTCTGATGATCTTCGCAAGTCTATCATTTCTCGACTCAGTTCTGAATTTTCTATGAAAGACTTGGGACGGCTGAGTTAGTTTTTTGGCATTGCTATTACTCGATATGCTGGTGGTCTATTTCTATCTCAAAAAAAGTATGCAAATGATATTCTTGAACGAGCGAGCATGTCATCTTGCAAATCATGTCCCACTCCAGTTGACACTAAACCAAAGCTCAACTCCAATGCCAACACTCCATATGAAGATCCATCCTTATACCGTAGTCTTGTCGGTGCTCTTCAATATCTTACTTTCACAAGACCAGATATCTCGTATGCAGTGCAACAGATATGTTTATTTATGCATGACCCAGTGGACGACCACATGCAAGCTCTTCAACGCATTCTACGCTACATTCGGGGTACTAGTCACTACTATTTACATCTTTATCCATCATATATTACATCACTGATTTCTTATACAGATGCTGATTGGGGTGGATGTCCCGACACTAGACGGTCTACATCAGGTTATTGTGTTTTCCTTGGAGACAACTTACTCTCATGGTCCTCTAAGCGCCAGCCTACATTGTCATGGTCTAGTTCTGAAGCTGAGTATCGAGGTGTTGCCAATGTAGTTTCTGACTCATGTTGGTTACGTAACCTACTCCTAGAACTACATTGTCTGATCCACAAAGCCACTGTAGTATATTGTGACAATGTTAGCGCAATGTACAAAACATATTGAGATGGACATTCATTTTGTACGAGAAAAAGTAGCTCGTGGACAGGTACGCGTCCTACGTGTTCCATCGCGCTTTCAAATTGCGGATATCTTCACCAAAGGTCTTCCACTAGTACTCTTTCAAGATTTCCGAGACAATTTAAGCGTACGACAACCTCCCGCTACAACTGCGGGGGTGTGACAGAACATTGACATAACatgtttatttttagaaaatatattgtACAGTTATGATACATTAGTAAGGATATATTTGTATTGATGAGGCATAATTAGTTTCCTAATATACAACTTATAATTCCTCTGTATTATACAGCCTGATGAATGATGATCAATAATAAACATCGAAATATTTTCCTATAAATAGTACTAGTAAAATTAGTCTTACTTGAGCACCCTTGTTCAAAGCCTCTTCCTAATGACCTTCAATCACTAACCCTAGTGATCAACTCAATCAATGTACAGTTCAAAGAATGTTGAATTACAACTCAACTAAGACCAAAAACTCTATGCCTTTGAATATAAATTTGGGCGCTAGAGCTGGTAcacaaacaacacaagaaagACTCTAAAACTATACCCTATCACTATGATCTTCAATTATATTGCACACTTTAAAACGTTAGACTTGAGTATATCTTTAAATAGTGTTGCAAATTCTGGGCTCTTCTCCAATGTACTAAGATTTGATCTGCTCCAAAATTATAGATGatatatatgattttgtttgttttaaaactAACTTCACTAAAAGATAAGATTTGTTTAAATCTTGAATATAAATCAGGCTTTGAAATGCAACAAACTTATATGAACTGGTTTCGTATTCACAAgtgattaaaatttgaatttgagtttgattttgggatatttttcaattaaaaatttcGATAAAACCCCCATTGATACCCAATTTATTTGACAATCCTTAATGCATATGTTGCAActttttagtatttattttgataaaaccACAAAAGTTGAGTCCCTTTTTTGCTCATGAGTGAATTAAATGCTATATTGATATGGGGCTTCTTTAAATTGTATCATCACGAACAAAACCTGTGTGCcttttcattttaataaaaattaaaatgtttttaaacTATACATGGTAGTAATAAAAAGGCAATCGTGTacgtaccaaaaaaacaaaaggcaATATTCGTGAAAATTCGTGAGGCATTCTGTTGTGATGTATAGCATTGCTATGTATATATAGCCAGCGCTGCTATATATCGCGAGGAAAATCTTCACGAATGTTTCAcgaaatccaaaaaaaataaaaatatattgctTAAAAAGTTATTGCAACCGCTTGCCATCACCGCTCATGTCTACAAATGGAAGTGAGGCCAAAGTTACAATCCTCTGCAAGTTTaaacaaacttaatttgttGCCCAGCAAACAAAGAACAAAGTAAGAACCGTCCATTGTTTTACAATTTAGAAGCTTCAATTTATTAATCTCTTTTGTAGCCAACCAATTCCCCAATGATCTCCTTGGATACACTCTCAAAATAAAGACTTTCTAAACCCAATTTGTTATCAAAATCTTTACTTTTAAAAACCCCATCTTGTCCAAACAAGGAAACAACAAAATCCAATTGAGCAACTAGCTGGTCTTGAGAGGTAATAGAAAGATCTTTGTTACAAGAGTTTGAGAGAAATATTATGAAAGAGAGGGAAAACAACCAGCCAAGAATTTGAGAAAGAAATTCAGTAGAGGAGCAAAGAGAattgcattaaaaaaaacaagggGCTGTTGTTGTTGGGGATGAGATGAGAGAGAAGAGACAAACAGGGTATTAAATGAACGGTTAGATGATGCAAATCGGTGCCACTAGCAGTTGCCACGTCATTCGGGACAAATTCGTGATTCGGGTCTCGCGATAAGtagcattttccatatatagcaaTAGCAAAGAAGAAAAGTATCACTAAAACACCGCAATTTAAATATAATCCATTGAAAATAAGAGCTTTGCATAATTCACGGAAACTtgatgaaaaagaagaaagtaaACAATAAGTGGTTTGGCGGAATAGTGTGTCTCTCATTCGCTATAAATAGTATTTTCCTTTCAAAGATTGAAAGAAGTGAATTTTTTAGTAACTTCCACATGCATGCATGATGcatctataaatataaatatgttatatatgtgTCATATGAGCTCTACTAATTTAAAGCATAAACATAAAAGCAAAATAACTCTCAAAGAAATATAAAAGACATTATTACTAATGGATTTAACACAGGTACTACACATGAATGGAGGCGTCGGAGAAGAAAGCTATGCAAACAACTCTGTACTTCAGGTATGATCCGAAAAATTTGATATCACTAAGCAAAATATTCAATGATCATttaagaaagaataaaaatggggattacattttaaaaaaattgtaatgtaTTATCATTATTCATAAGTAAAATATTTCACGAAACAAAAGAATTACATAACTAAAATTAAGAATGTTTGCTATACATTATGTGCTCTAAATTTTAATCATTGGTTGTATACATCTACAGCGAAAGGTGATTTCTTTGACAAAACCTTTGAGAGACGAAGCCATAACAAACCTATACCGCAATTCACTTCCCAAAAGCTTAGCAATTGCAGACTTGGGTTGTTCTTGTGGACCAAACACTTTCTTGGTGATCTCAGAAACTATGAAGGTTGTGGAAAAGCTTTGTCAAGAAATGAATCATAAATCTCCCGAATATAAGATCTTTTTGAACGATCTACCTGGGAATGACTTCAATACTATATTTCAGTCCCTCGACACCTTTAAGGAAAATCTACGCAATGAAATCAAAACTGAAATGGATCATTGCTACATCTTTGGGGCTCCCGGTTCCTTTTATAGCAGGCTTTTTCCTGATAAAAGTATGCATTTTGTCCATTCCTCTTATAGCCTTCAATTTCTATCTAAGGTTTGTTTATATTAACTCTTTCTCTATTTGTTTGCATTATATGTACCCTTAATCAACTTTCTCTATTGATAGATTTAATTCATTGGTACAATAATTAGGTTCCCAATGGTGTAGAGAACAATAAAGGAAACATTTATTTGTCTAGCACAAGTCCCTCAAATGTCATTAAGGCTTACTACGAGCAATATAAAATAgatttctctcatt encodes:
- the LOC123922814 gene encoding uncharacterized mitochondrial protein AtMg00820-like; protein product: MAFLSPTKKNINLHTHVTKSPLPRNPVLALKDPNWKMAMDDEYNALIQNKKWDLVPRPPDTNAIRSIWIFRHKEKSDGSFERHKARLVGNGAGQQVDIDCGETFSPVVKPATIRTILSLSLSKA
- the LOC123922816 gene encoding uncharacterized mitochondrial protein AtMg00810-like, giving the protein MSSCKSCPTPVDTKPKLNSNANTPYEDPSLYRSLVGALQYLTFTRPDISYAVQQICLFMHDPVDDHMQALQRILRYIRGTSHYYLHLYPSYITSLISYTDADWGGCPDTRRSTSGYCVFLGDNLLSWSSKRQPTLSWSSSEAEYRGVANVVSDSCWLRNLLLELHCLIHKATVVYCDNVSAMYKTY
- the LOC123921351 gene encoding S-adenosyl-L-methionine:benzoic acid/salicylic acid carboxyl methyltransferase 3-like, with amino-acid sequence MDLTQVLHMNGGVGEESYANNSVLQRKVISLTKPLRDEAITNLYRNSLPKSLAIADLGCSCGPNTFLVISETMKVVEKLCQEMNHKSPEYKIFLNDLPGNDFNTIFQSLDTFKENLRNEIKTEMDHCYIFGAPGSFYSRLFPDKSMHFVHSSYSLQFLSKVPNGVENNKGNIYLSSTSPSNVIKAYYEQYKIDFSHFLKCRAQELVEGGRLFVTLIGRQSEEPWSKDCCYIWELMATDLNDMVSKGIIKEEKFNSFNVPVYYPYPSEVKSEILNEGSFDMDQLDVSQVNFYELDNGFDTAQCTRAIAEPLLVSHFGESVTKELFNRFQKNVSDHMPKEQAKITNITMVLTRKP